Below is a genomic region from Argopecten irradians isolate NY chromosome 14, Ai_NY, whole genome shotgun sequence.
ATGTTCTATATACTATATTGTCAGTAAGTATACTTAGTCTCATGTTCTATATACTATATTGTCAGTAAGTATACTTAGTCTCATGTTCTATATACTATATTGTCGGTAAGTATACTTAGTCTCAtgtactatatactgtattgtcAGTAAGTATACTTAGTCTcatgtactatatactatattgtCAGTAAGTATACTTAGTCTCATGTTCTATATACTATATTGTCAGTAAGTATACTTAGTCTcatgtactatatactatattgtCAGTAAGTATACTTAGTCTcatgtactatatactatattgtCAGTAAGTATACTTAGTCTcatgtactatatactatattgtCAGTAAGTATACTTAGTCTCATGTTCTATAAACCAAATCATTTATTGTCAGTAAGTATACTTAGTCTCATGTTCTATAAACCAAATCATTTATTGTCAGTAAGTATACTTAGTCTCATGTTCTATAAACCAAATCATTTATTGTCAGTAAGTATACTTTGTCTCATGTTCTATAAACCAAATCATTTATTGTCAGTAAGTATACTTAGTCTCATGTTCTATATACTATATTGTCAGTAAGTATACTTAGTCTcatgtactatatactatattgtCAGTAAGTATACTTAGTCTCATGTTCTATAAACCAAATCATTTATTGTCAGTAAGTATACTTTGTCTCATGTTCTATATACTATATTGTCAGTAAGTATACTTTGTCTCATGTTCTATAAACCAAATCATTTATTGTCAGTAAGTATACTTAGTCTCATGTTCTATATACTATATTGTCAGTAAGTATACTTAGTCTCATGTCTATATACTATATTGTCAGTAAGTATACTTAGTCTcatgtactatatactatattgtCTCATGTATTGTCAGTAAGTATACTTAGTCTCATGTACTATACATATTTCAGAAGTTACTATCAGTCTATATACATATTGTCAGTAAGTATACTTAGTCTCATGTTCTATAAACCAAATCATGTTCTATAAACCAAATCATTTATTGTCAGTAAGTATACTTAGTCTCATGTTCTATATACTATATTGTCAGTAAGTATACTTTGTCTCATGTCCTATAAACCAAATCATTTTTGCATGTAATTAAAGTTCACATATTTGATGTGGTGACAAGAAATCACAGAAATGAATTATAGCAAAAATGTCTCAAATGAATTTTAAGTGGAAGCAAAGAGGTCTCAAAACGTCAAAATTCAATCATGAAAAAATTATGATGCGTGAAAACTTGAAATTAAGTCACTGtgaaaataagtttacagtAGTTTGTCTCTCAAAcagtgttacatgtatattagtcGTAACCCTGGTGAGTCTTAGCCTCATTGTACCAGTACCTCTAGAGACAATTTCTCTTAGTTATTACGCTCAGTTGAGCGTTGAGCGTTAGGGTAGTAAAGTCAGAGGTCCTATGTTTGATCCCTAGCACTAGGCagttataaaatttatataaaatcctGCACTCTGTTACATAGTCATTGGCAATAAGTTTTCTAGGACGACTACTTAACCAGTACCGTAAATGGGTGAACAAGCACATCTGGAGGGGGtcacggtggccgagtggttaagatgtcccgacatattaccacaaaccctccacctctgtgtcgcgagtttgaatcccatgtggggctgTTGCCATGGAGGTACTGACTGCCGGTCGGTAGTTCTCTgggtactcaggctttcctccaccaacaaacctggcacgtccttacatgaccatagttgtttataggacgttaaactaatgaaccatcccccccccccccccaaaaaaaaacaacaacctcTATTTGGTCAAGTTATACAATTCTGCTTTtgcaaattacagaattatctcccttgaggATAGGAGCAAATGATTAACACTGTTTCTTTGACATTACACCCACAAACAATTGTGCTATTAACTTTATCATTATACCTACTCCTAAGAACAGATCCCCTAGTGACAATATGCAAATACACAAATCTAAATTAATTACGTTAATCTGAAACATTTTAATCCACCATGCTGTGATATACGTATGATGTACTTTTAGTTATAATTATGTATCTCTTCTTCAGATTGGAGACCACAAGTCCAGAGAATTACCATAATCGTCCactacaaatattttttatagcTATATCTATACTTATTACAGTGGTAAGTAGTGATTTATTTATTACCTTTTCATTATACAACATCATGGCTACATTttggtagatccggccttcAGCTGCCACTTGCTGAAGGGTTTATTGTGCTCCATTGTACAGCTAAATAATAGTCTACTTTCATTGTCCCATATTACTGTTTGtttcatattatgtaatcgtgtttaaatttttttccacacggttggaattacttctttgttcCATACTTTTCATTATACAGATAGAGTTGTCTGCTCTTAGTTAGTAGATCTTGATTAGTTTGGGAGAAAGGTGATTCTTTCTACTAGTACTGccacaaacaaatatacattgtatatattgtttgataataGCAGACAAcacagggcccagtttcaccaACATTTTATGACAACTTTAAACTTCAAGGAACTCCTCTACTTAAAACTTTCCACTTTTCAAAGgaggtacatgtattacagatCTGAAGTTAAAAGGCAAAGTCCTTaatttctgtaatgcttttcatTGGAGCATTTTAAGTTAAGGACAACATTAAAATTAAGGAAAGTTTGTGAAACTAAGCTctggaaaattaaaatttgtgaTGACCTGTCAAACTCTGATATTGAAATTATTAATTGACTTAAAAATACATAAACTATACTTTTTTATTGAGACATACCAATATCACGATCAGAtatatacactgccctccaaaagttctgttacatatgttaaaatttgCTAGCAATTTATCTCTGAAAAAACTctccaaaaaacaaaaattagttagaGAAAAAAAGATGAAtaagttgataaataatatatactgaTGTCTGTATTACCAAGATTTACATGTTTCTgtactttatgtatatatttaaaattgcatgtgtaacagaacttttggagggcagcATATACAATAGTCATGTTCTTATTTTATGCATTGCACTTATCTTACTTATGCATGTTTTCTTTTATAGATATACGTGTCAACAAAACATGTACTTTTCTTCCAAGTAAGTACTCCACACTGATGTCTTATCACTTTCTTACAGAAAGAACTGATGACGctatatatatgttcatattccatataatataataaaagaaTACAGTGAACTGCTTTACAATATTGAAATtcattatcataaataaaaataatctgaTTGCATTTCCATTTGTAGTAAATAAATACCAGAgatcaaatttcaaaaatggtgaaaatatataaaaaaaatattttttgcaatatttCTGGTTACATTTCAGGCTTGTTATGGTATCATGGTAATGTCCATGGTCATCATTACCATCAGAATTATAATGTAAgtatcattttataaataagtgtttttaaaatgttattcaaagtgcatagtcgggcaaagaaaaccagtctaaatgtgtttattggccttccaaatgtccccttatatttcaaaatggcgatCAAGTTGTGCTTACGTTGTCCAGTTTAGACCATTGATATTATGGAAAAAGCCCCATGTAAATTTAACACTATTCTAGAAATAAAttctgaaagcgaggctgcCTGGGAATGTCAACACGGATATAGGCAGCTGGGAGGATATTTTATTATTCCTTTAATACCAACTAAgtgcagagcgattttgatgggaaattttaatttttcaaattcataagaaattatactcgATATATCAACACCATTTTAAGGTTTGAAATTGATTCATTTGAATGGCTTTAGAATTtatgataaatgaaatatttaaaagaaaaaatgggAGATTAAGATGGATTCAACTGAATGGTTTTAGAATTAATTAAGAAGCTACATTGTCGACATAGCAAAATCAAAAGTTATAAATtggaaaataattgaaattgatTCAGTATATATACTAATCTTATTAATTAACAGCtataaataaaagaattcatTAATTTGATTGACATGCATTCTTAGTCAGTGATGCATTCATATCATTTTATCAGCTTTAGGTGTAGTAGATGACTTGTGTGATTTAAATGTTTGTAACAAAAATGATGATGGGACATTTTCTATTTATTGCGATATCATTACTATGCCAACAGGACATTGCGACACAGtagaaaactatatatagcctCTCTGTCGACGTATGTGATGGGAGTCGTGGTTTGGATCCTTGACCAACACTTGTGTGGTCAGTTAAAGTAAGTTGATGGTCAGggcccgatttctcgaaacaaaagtgcagacttaagtcaaaacttaagtttttctccttatgtaacttatatgaaaatttatgacttaagtcagtttttgacttaaatGTGTTTCAAGAAATCGGGGCCAGTTAGCATAAATTGGTAGCATCAAGGATGGGATTTCACAGGACATTGGTTTAGTTACGAAAATTCCAAACTATGAAATAAGAACTGCTAACcagatttcaattttttttatttgcaaaaaTTTAGTCTTCTTCTTTGAAGTCAAAATTGTGAAACTTTTAATTCGCAAAATTAATTGACTATTCAGTTGTTTTTTTACAAActgttcattttgttttaaaagagCTGTGCGGTCAGATGTGATGCCACGAATGTTGTCGCCGGTCACAGAACTTCACGCCTGGTGGCACTTACTGGCCGGAATAGGAACTTACCTATCTGTGTTCTTTAGgtaatatcatttttatcattaattacaatattctgcctttaatttaaaattttactgaACTAAAAATTAGTATGAATTAGTGGGATAGTGCAAAAAGTGCTTACTGTTTTCGACCgaataagtgcccagggcgttctaaaattaaaaaaaaaaaatgaaaagaggCTGAGAAGACAAAATTGCTGCAAATATATAAGTTTTGTGAAGTTTTGGTCTTTACGTATGCCTGGCCAACTGAAATCGAGGCCTGTAAAAGGgtgaggggcgcttatagggacatgagcgcttattgggtcaaatacggtaaataaaattatttccaaaataagtatgtttacattATTGGTATAATATTACACTAGCAATAGtgacatatacaaaaatatttaaatgatacaCATGCAAAGTGGATATCAGGCGGAATATGtgataaacagatttttttctcaaaGTACATTGTAGTATAtgttgaagatgctccaccgctgacgaatggtattttatcTCTATCCAAAACACGAGCtgacaaattaatattttactttcggtcacaaaagttacatactttacaccattacaatcactgaaaagtttgagcttcctattttacttcaagatgaaaatattgaaaataattaattacatctcgaaaaaattccgtggcactatgtcctatatgggatgaagcactgattgcacatgcaccaaaagcaaaacaaattattttatattattttgtgtgttcattatacatatatatacaattaaatcccaattattgttcaaatgaatagtctcatttatgttctgttggcggtggagcatctttaacctatTTGTTCAATTAGGAGTTAGATTTTCTTTGTATTGAGGTTGTGTACATACTTGCCTTCATGCccaagaaaaaataagatcagGATTCCCCATCATATTTTCTCTCTTCTATATATACTCAAGAAATGATCTTGAATTATCTTCTTTTATaatactgtacatatgtatttattaataaGTAACTTTTCTTCTTTTTAGTGCACACACGAGGTACCTCTATTTGAACAAAAACCCAGAAATTCATGTAAGTACTACTACCAAAACTACATTCTCATTACTTTCACTCACTGTATATTTGGAATATGCAATGACATATATTTTAACCTTAGATATAC
It encodes:
- the LOC138308230 gene encoding alkaline ceramidase 3-like, with amino-acid sequence MAPVEGYWGKQTATIDWCEENYRITPYIAEFWNTISNFIFIIPTFIVLYIAVIQNHENRYKWCHIGVTSVGFGSWCFHMTLLYSMQLLDELPMIYSSCFLLYCQLETTSPENYHNRPLQIFFIAISILITVIYVSTKHVLFFQACYGIMVMSMVIITIRIIMTLRHSRKLYIASLSTYVMGVVVWILDQHLCGQLKAVRSDVMPRMLSPVTELHAWWHLLAGIGTYLSVFFSAHTRYLYLNKNPEIHFWMGFWPYLSVPSLAKSRSKHRRLSS